A window from Thermosipho africanus Ob7 encodes these proteins:
- the coaE gene encoding dephospho-CoA kinase (Dephospho-CoA kinase (CoaE) performs the final step in coenzyme A biosynthesis.), with amino-acid sequence MKLILCVTGKIGTGKSTVSKFFKEKGFEYINMDELGKIAFEYEKDKILEVFNTLERNKIRDIVFQDQKMLKKLEKILHPKMLEILEQMTAKENYYAIEAAIKRRLKIKCDFTITVKCSLDTILKRVSERGLSQKDIENILKNQMDILDEGIIINNDGTIKELYEKLEKIYTFIMKSASF; translated from the coding sequence TTGAAATTAATATTATGTGTAACTGGCAAAATTGGAACAGGAAAATCCACTGTATCAAAATTTTTTAAAGAAAAAGGTTTTGAATATATAAATATGGACGAGTTAGGAAAAATTGCCTTTGAATACGAAAAAGACAAAATCTTAGAAGTTTTTAATACATTAGAGAGAAACAAAATTAGAGATATTGTATTTCAAGATCAAAAAATGCTCAAAAAATTAGAAAAAATTTTACATCCAAAAATGTTAGAAATACTTGAACAAATGACTGCCAAAGAAAATTATTATGCAATTGAAGCAGCTATAAAAAGAAGATTAAAAATAAAATGTGATTTTACAATTACAGTAAAATGTAGTTTAGATACAATTTTAAAAAGGGTTTCTGAAAGAGGACTTTCTCAAAAAGATATAGAAAACATATTAAAAAACCAAATGGACATACTTGATGAGGGAATTATTATAAATAATGACGGAACAATCAAAGAACTTTATGAAAAACTTGAAAAAATCTATACTTTTATTATGAAAAGTGCCTCTTTTTAA
- a CDS encoding adenine phosphoribosyltransferase, producing MDLRTFIRDIPDFPEKGIIFRDITPLLKDKEAFKHAIDMLAEKLSEIDFDLIVAPEARGFIFGGALSYKLNKGFIPVRKPGKLPYEVISEKYTLEYGEAELQMHVDSINKGQKVIIFDDVLATGGTAKALKKLVEKAGGEVVAMSFLIELSYLNPRDILKDENIISLIIL from the coding sequence GTGGATTTAAGAACTTTTATCAGAGATATTCCTGATTTTCCAGAAAAAGGAATTATATTTAGAGATATTACACCATTGCTCAAGGATAAAGAGGCTTTTAAACATGCTATTGATATGCTCGCTGAAAAATTATCCGAAATTGATTTTGACTTAATAGTTGCCCCAGAAGCTCGTGGATTTATTTTTGGTGGTGCATTATCTTACAAATTAAATAAAGGATTTATTCCTGTAAGAAAACCTGGAAAATTACCATATGAAGTAATATCTGAAAAATATACCCTTGAATATGGAGAAGCAGAACTTCAAATGCATGTTGATAGCATAAATAAAGGACAAAAAGTTATAATTTTCGATGATGTTCTTGCAACAGGTGGTACAGCAAAAGCATTAAAAAAACTTGTTGAAAAAGCTGGTGGAGAAGTAGTTGCAATGTCATTTTTAATTGAACTTAGTTATCTTAACCCTAGAGATATATTAAAAGATGAAAATATTATATCATTAATAATCCTTTAA
- the uvrB gene encoding excinuclease ABC subunit UvrB yields the protein MFKVYSDFLPSGDQPEAIKKLVEGLQKGYRIQTLLGVTGSGKTFTMAKVIEKVGKPTLIISPNKTLAAQLYSEFKSFFPENKVEFFVSYYDYYQPEAYIPTRDLYIEKNADINEVIEKMRISAIKSIMTRKDVIVVASVSAIYNCGDPKDFSDLNFVLSVGQEIDLEGFLTHLARIGYERKEEVAFGGTFRVKGDVIEIYPRYQDEGIRIELFGDEIDSIYTFDPLNRKILEKLDRVVIYPTKEFITTEEKIKRAVKSILKELEEQLEYFKKQGKHLEAERLKQRTMNDIELLTALGYCSGIENYSRHFDGRNPGDPPYSLLDYFGDDYLVFIDESHITIPQLRAMYRGDFSRKKNLVDYGFRLPCAYDNRPLKFEEFWNKVKNVIFVSATPGDFEINNSQQVVEQIIRPTGLVDPEVEVRPTQNQIDDLVNEIAKIRKRNERALVTVLTKKTAEKLAEYLIEMGIKALYIHSELDTIERVEVLKKLRRGDVEVVVGVNLLREGLDLPEVSLVAILDSDTEGFLRSETTLIQIIGRVARNINGKVIMYADKITPAMKKAIDETNRRRKIQIEYNKKHGITPKTIIKPLDEEIFKQFMTDEDEEKEEIKTIFELKESLSIEEYIALLEEEMYKAASELRYEDAARLRDELFNIREKLKNKSF from the coding sequence ATGTTTAAGGTCTATTCGGATTTTTTACCGTCAGGAGATCAACCTGAGGCAATTAAAAAATTAGTTGAAGGTTTACAAAAAGGATATAGAATACAAACTTTATTAGGTGTCACAGGAAGTGGAAAGACATTTACAATGGCCAAAGTTATTGAGAAAGTTGGCAAGCCAACTCTTATAATTTCGCCTAATAAAACTTTAGCTGCTCAATTATATTCTGAGTTTAAATCTTTTTTTCCAGAGAATAAAGTTGAATTTTTTGTAAGTTACTATGATTATTATCAACCAGAGGCATATATTCCAACAAGAGATTTGTATATTGAAAAAAATGCAGACATTAATGAGGTAATTGAAAAAATGAGAATTAGTGCAATAAAGTCAATAATGACTAGGAAAGATGTTATTGTTGTGGCAAGTGTTTCAGCAATATACAATTGTGGAGATCCTAAAGATTTTAGTGATTTAAATTTTGTTTTATCTGTAGGACAAGAGATTGATTTAGAAGGATTTTTAACACATTTAGCTAGAATTGGTTATGAAAGGAAAGAAGAAGTTGCATTTGGAGGGACTTTTAGAGTTAAAGGCGATGTTATAGAAATATATCCTAGATATCAAGATGAAGGAATAAGAATTGAACTTTTTGGTGATGAAATAGACTCGATCTATACTTTTGATCCATTGAACAGGAAAATTTTAGAAAAGCTTGACAGGGTAGTTATCTATCCTACAAAAGAATTTATTACGACAGAAGAAAAAATAAAAAGAGCAGTCAAGTCAATTTTAAAAGAATTAGAAGAACAGTTAGAATATTTTAAAAAGCAAGGAAAGCACCTAGAGGCTGAAAGATTGAAACAAAGAACAATGAATGATATTGAACTTCTTACAGCACTTGGATATTGTTCAGGTATAGAAAACTATTCAAGACATTTTGATGGTAGAAATCCTGGAGATCCACCATACAGTCTTTTAGATTATTTTGGAGATGATTATCTAGTATTTATAGATGAGTCACATATAACTATTCCCCAGCTTAGAGCAATGTATAGAGGAGATTTTTCAAGAAAGAAAAACTTGGTAGATTATGGTTTTAGACTTCCATGCGCTTATGATAATAGGCCACTGAAATTTGAGGAATTTTGGAATAAGGTAAAAAATGTTATTTTTGTTTCAGCAACACCAGGCGATTTTGAAATTAATAATTCTCAGCAAGTTGTAGAGCAAATAATAAGGCCGACAGGACTTGTTGATCCTGAGGTTGAAGTAAGACCTACTCAAAATCAAATAGATGATCTTGTTAATGAAATTGCCAAAATAAGAAAACGAAACGAACGTGCATTAGTTACAGTTCTTACTAAAAAAACTGCTGAAAAATTAGCAGAATATTTAATAGAGATGGGTATTAAGGCTTTGTACATTCATTCTGAACTTGATACGATAGAACGTGTTGAAGTATTAAAAAAACTTAGAAGAGGAGATGTAGAAGTAGTTGTTGGTGTAAATTTGTTAAGAGAAGGATTGGATTTACCAGAAGTTTCATTAGTAGCAATATTAGATAGTGATACTGAGGGATTTTTGAGAAGCGAAACTACATTAATACAGATTATTGGCAGGGTTGCCAGAAATATAAATGGTAAAGTAATTATGTATGCTGATAAAATAACACCGGCTATGAAAAAAGCAATTGATGAAACAAATAGAAGAAGGAAAATTCAGATTGAGTATAACAAGAAGCATGGTATTACTCCAAAAACTATAATTAAACCACTTGATGAAGAGATATTTAAGCAGTTTATGACAGATGAAGATGAGGAAAAAGAAGAAATTAAAACAATATTTGAATTAAAAGAATCTCTATCAATTGAAGAGTATATTGCATTGCTTGAAGAAGAAATGTATAAGGCAGCATCAGAGTTAAGGTATGAGGATGCGGCAAGATTAAGAGATGAATTATTTAATATCAGAGAAAAATTAAAGAATAAATCTTTTTAA
- a CDS encoding glucose-6-phosphate isomerase, translating to MLKFDFTNLFSNKVPNNITLDEVKSYENKINQIIKEIDTNRPGFVETIFSRKWIDSVLDLKDTIFQFDNLVVLGIGGSALGNIALQNTLKPLNWNFLSKEERNRKLRIFVIDNVDPDFVASILDTIDIRKTLFNVISKSGSTAEAMSNYLIARGIIETYGLDPKKHLIFTTDPEKGVLRKIANEENIKTLEIPQNVGGRFSVLTPVGLLSAYAAGINIEALYDGAKIAYSRFLKPLFENPAALIAITHYLYYNKGRNISVMMAYSNRLYHLADWYRQLWAESLGKKLDKDGNIVNVGQTPVKALGAVDQHSQVQLYNEGPDDKIITFLKTEKFNRDIKIPNVHEEEALSYLQGKYLSELLNNEQLGTESAILEHGKPSLKITFPVIDEVHVGEFFMHYELATAIAGELFNINPYDQPGVELGKKITYALMGRPGYDDHKINIEEKRIEL from the coding sequence ATGCTAAAATTTGATTTTACAAATTTATTTAGCAATAAAGTTCCCAATAATATTACACTTGATGAAGTAAAATCATACGAAAATAAAATAAATCAAATCATAAAGGAAATAGATACTAACCGCCCTGGTTTTGTTGAAACTATTTTTTCAAGAAAATGGATAGATTCTGTTTTAGATTTAAAAGATACTATTTTTCAGTTTGATAATTTAGTAGTTCTTGGTATTGGAGGTTCAGCTTTAGGGAATATTGCTCTTCAAAATACATTGAAACCTCTTAACTGGAACTTTCTTTCTAAAGAAGAAAGAAACAGAAAGTTAAGAATTTTCGTGATAGATAATGTTGATCCGGATTTTGTTGCTTCCATTTTAGATACAATAGATATAAGAAAGACATTGTTTAATGTTATTTCAAAATCTGGAAGTACTGCTGAAGCAATGTCAAATTATCTAATTGCTCGTGGAATTATTGAAACATATGGTCTCGATCCAAAAAAACATCTTATCTTTACTACCGATCCAGAAAAAGGAGTTTTAAGAAAAATTGCTAATGAAGAAAACATAAAAACTTTAGAAATACCACAAAATGTTGGCGGCCGTTTCAGTGTTTTAACACCAGTTGGTCTTTTATCAGCATATGCAGCAGGTATAAACATAGAAGCCTTATATGATGGAGCAAAAATTGCCTATTCAAGGTTCTTAAAACCACTATTTGAAAATCCTGCAGCTTTAATAGCAATCACACACTATTTATATTACAATAAAGGAAGAAATATCTCCGTTATGATGGCTTATTCAAATAGGCTCTATCACCTTGCTGATTGGTATAGGCAGCTATGGGCAGAAAGCCTTGGGAAAAAGCTTGATAAAGATGGAAATATAGTTAATGTAGGACAAACACCTGTTAAAGCACTCGGAGCTGTTGATCAGCATTCACAGGTCCAATTGTATAACGAAGGTCCAGATGATAAAATTATTACTTTCTTAAAAACTGAAAAATTTAATAGAGATATTAAAATACCAAATGTTCATGAGGAAGAAGCTCTTTCTTACTTACAGGGAAAATACCTCTCTGAATTGTTAAATAACGAACAACTTGGAACTGAAAGTGCAATTTTAGAACATGGTAAGCCATCATTAAAAATAACATTCCCTGTTATTGATGAGGTACATGTTGGTGAATTTTTTATGCATTATGAACTTGCAACTGCAATTGCTGGTGAATTGTTTAATATAAATCCTTATGATCAACCTGGCGTTGAACTTGGTAAAAAAATAACATATGCTCTTATGGGAAGACCAGGTTATGATGACCATAAAATAAACATTGAGGAAAAAAGGATTGAATTGTAA
- a CDS encoding GGDEF domain-containing protein, with translation MEKISDVIFEASDTLKEKALFPLFSISVIDIIGTIEKKEFFYKMARTLFNIIPSVNAVEIFDSDKLIASFGTISGKNKDYKLDNIIFRLYYNKISQFEESLLKYILTIAEIHYRNVKKFEEVKENSLYDELTGALTRKAGIEILQKKFYEIKRTNKKASIVFIDIDGLKETNDKLGHFAGDKLLREFVLVIKELIRKGDFIIRWGGDEFVLFLNTMDAKCVINRLESLIKTKFSWGISIIPEGFNDILEAIEYADKLMYKQKFLKKMKNN, from the coding sequence ATGGAAAAGATTTCAGATGTTATTTTTGAAGCCAGTGATACATTGAAGGAAAAGGCGTTATTCCCATTATTTTCGATTTCTGTTATTGATATAATTGGAACAATTGAAAAAAAAGAATTTTTTTATAAAATGGCTAGAACTTTGTTTAATATTATTCCATCAGTAAATGCTGTAGAGATTTTTGATAGTGATAAATTAATAGCATCGTTTGGGACAATTAGCGGCAAAAATAAAGATTACAAACTTGATAATATAATTTTTAGATTGTATTATAATAAAATCAGTCAGTTTGAAGAAAGTCTTTTAAAATACATTTTGACGATTGCAGAAATTCACTACAGAAATGTTAAAAAATTTGAAGAAGTAAAGGAAAATTCGTTATATGATGAATTAACAGGTGCTTTAACAAGGAAAGCTGGAATAGAAATTTTACAAAAAAAATTTTATGAAATTAAAAGAACCAACAAAAAAGCAAGTATTGTGTTTATAGATATTGATGGTTTAAAAGAGACGAATGATAAACTTGGACATTTTGCAGGTGATAAATTGCTAAGAGAGTTTGTTTTAGTTATTAAAGAGTTGATAAGAAAAGGTGATTTTATAATTAGATGGGGTGGTGACGAGTTTGTCTTGTTTTTAAATACTATGGATGCAAAGTGTGTAATAAATAGGTTGGAAAGTTTGATCAAGACGAAGTTTTCATGGGGAATTTCTATAATTCCAGAAGGTTTTAATGACATTTTAGAAGCGATTGAATATGCAGATAAACTTATGTATAAACAAAAATTTTTAAAAAAGATGAAAAATAATTAA